One window from the genome of Nicotiana tomentosiformis chromosome 5, ASM39032v3, whole genome shotgun sequence encodes:
- the LOC104121330 gene encoding glutamine synthetase isoform X1 translates to MSMLSDLINLNLSDSTEKIIAEYIWIGGSGMDLRSKARTLSGPVTDPAKLPKWNYDGSSTGQAPGEDSEVILYPQAIFKDPFRRGNNILVMCDAYTPAGEPIPTNKRHAAAKIFSNPDVVAEEPWYGIEQEYTLLQRDINWPLGWPIGGFPGPQGPYYCGTGADKAFGRDIVDSHYKACLYAGINISGINGEVMPGQWEFQVGPSVGISAGDEVWVARYILERITEIAGVVVSFDPKPIPGDWNGAGAHTNYSTKLMREDGGYEVILKAIEKLGLKHKEHIAAYGEGNERRLTGKHETANIDTFKWGVANRGASVRVGRDTEKAGKGYFEDRRPASNMDPYVVTAMIADTTIIWKP, encoded by the exons ATGTCTATGCTTTCAGATCTTATCAACCTCAATCTCTCTGATTCTACCGAGAAAATCATCGCTGAATACATATG GATCGGTGGATCAGGCATGGACTTAAGGAGCAAGGCCAGG ACTCTTTCTGGTCCTGTTACTGATCCTGCAAAACTGCCCAAATGGAATTATGATGGATCTAGCACAGGGCAAGCTCCTGGAGAAGATAGTGAAGTGATCTTATA CCCACAAGCTATCTTTAAGGATCCATTCAGAAGAGGCAACAATATCTTG GTCATGTGTGATGCCTATACTCCTGCTGGTGAGCCTATCCCGACAAACAAGAGGCATGCTGCTGCCAAGATCTTCAGCAACCCTGATGTTGTTGCCGAGGAACCCTG GTATGGTATTGAGCAAGAATACACCTTGTTGCAAAGGGATATTAACTGGCCTCTTGGCTGGCCTATTGGAGGCTTCCCTGGACCCCAG GGACCATACTACTGTGGAACCGGAGCTGATAAGGCCTTTGGACGTGATATTGTGGACTCCCATTACAAGGCTTGTCTTTATGCTGGAATTAACATCAGCGGTATCAATGGAGAAGTCATGCCCGGACAG TGGGAATTCCAAGTCGGACCTTCTGTTGGAATCTCAGCCGGTGATGAAGTGTGGGTAGCTCGTTACATTCTTGAG AGGATTACGGAGATTGCTGGAGTGGTTGTGTCATTTGACCCCAAGCCTATTCCG GGCGATTGGAACGGTGCAGGTGCTCACACAAACTACAG CACCAAGTTGATGAGGGAAGATGGAGGCTACGAAGTCATTTTGAAGGCTATTGAGAAGCTTGGCCTGAAGCACAAAGAGCACATTGCTGCATATGGCGAAGGCAATGAGCGTCGTCTCACTGGAAAGCACGAAACAGCCAACATCGACACCTTCAAATGG GGGGTTGCAAACCGCGGTGCATCTGTCCGTGTAGGACGGGACACAGAGAAGGCGGGCAAGGGATACTTTGAGGACAGAAGGCCAGCTTCAAATATGGATCCATACGTCGTTACTGCCATGATCGCGGACACCACCATCATCTGGAAACCTTGA
- the LOC104121330 gene encoding glutamine synthetase isoform X2, which produces MSMLSDLINLNLSDSTEKIIAEYIWIGGSGMDLRSKARTLSGPVTDPAKLPKWNYDGSSTGQAPGEDSEVILYPQAIFKDPFRRGNNILVMCDAYTPAGEPIPTNKRHAAAKIFSNPDVVAEEPWYGIEQEYTLLQRDINWPLGWPIGGFPGPQGPYYCGTGADKAFGRDIVDSHYKACLYAGINISGINGEVMPGQWEFQVGPSVGISAGDEVWVARYILERITEIAGVVVSFDPKPIPGDWNGAGAHTNYRDTLRTEGQLQIWIHTSLLP; this is translated from the exons ATGTCTATGCTTTCAGATCTTATCAACCTCAATCTCTCTGATTCTACCGAGAAAATCATCGCTGAATACATATG GATCGGTGGATCAGGCATGGACTTAAGGAGCAAGGCCAGG ACTCTTTCTGGTCCTGTTACTGATCCTGCAAAACTGCCCAAATGGAATTATGATGGATCTAGCACAGGGCAAGCTCCTGGAGAAGATAGTGAAGTGATCTTATA CCCACAAGCTATCTTTAAGGATCCATTCAGAAGAGGCAACAATATCTTG GTCATGTGTGATGCCTATACTCCTGCTGGTGAGCCTATCCCGACAAACAAGAGGCATGCTGCTGCCAAGATCTTCAGCAACCCTGATGTTGTTGCCGAGGAACCCTG GTATGGTATTGAGCAAGAATACACCTTGTTGCAAAGGGATATTAACTGGCCTCTTGGCTGGCCTATTGGAGGCTTCCCTGGACCCCAG GGACCATACTACTGTGGAACCGGAGCTGATAAGGCCTTTGGACGTGATATTGTGGACTCCCATTACAAGGCTTGTCTTTATGCTGGAATTAACATCAGCGGTATCAATGGAGAAGTCATGCCCGGACAG TGGGAATTCCAAGTCGGACCTTCTGTTGGAATCTCAGCCGGTGATGAAGTGTGGGTAGCTCGTTACATTCTTGAG AGGATTACGGAGATTGCTGGAGTGGTTGTGTCATTTGACCCCAAGCCTATTCCG GGCGATTGGAACGGTGCAGGTGCTCACACAAACTACAG GGATACTTTGAGGACAGAAGGCCAGCTTCAAATATGGATCCATACGTCGTTACTGCCATGA